Proteins encoded by one window of Candidatus Pelagibacter giovannonii:
- a CDS encoding anthranilate synthase component II: protein MKIILIDNYDSFTFNLYHYVSSLGVTVDVIRNDEITHQQIIKNKYNKIIISPGPGNPNQSGNCIKIVKALYKKIPILGVCLGHQIIGQVFGSNIIQANKLMHGKTSTIKSKKIGILKNLPAKFEATRYHSLIVDKKTLSDQLEITAETKDGIIMGIMHKKYNIHGVQFHPESIKTIIGMKILKNFINYKDK, encoded by the coding sequence ATGAAAATTATATTAATAGATAATTATGATAGTTTTACATTTAACTTATATCATTATGTATCATCATTAGGTGTTACAGTTGATGTAATTAGAAATGATGAAATTACTCATCAACAAATAATAAAAAACAAATATAATAAAATTATTATATCACCAGGACCCGGTAATCCAAATCAATCAGGGAATTGTATTAAAATAGTAAAAGCGCTTTATAAAAAAATACCAATTCTTGGTGTATGTTTAGGTCATCAAATTATTGGTCAAGTTTTTGGTTCAAATATTATTCAAGCAAATAAGTTAATGCATGGAAAGACCAGCACCATAAAATCAAAAAAAATAGGTATACTTAAAAATCTTCCTGCAAAATTTGAAGCTACAAGATATCATAGCCTTATAGTTGATAAAAAAACATTATCTGATCAGCTTGAAATTACTGCAGAAACAAAAGATGGAATTATCATGGGTATAATGCATAAAAAGTATAATATCCACGGTGTTCAATTTCACCCTGAAAGTATAAAGACTATCATTGGAATGAAAATATTAAAAAATTTTATTAACTACAAAGATAAATGA
- the trpE gene encoding anthranilate synthase component I, producing MLNRNFKDFKFQHSRNKNQIIYTSQKVKNDQEVLNLIDNFLVEKNSFIFESVEKGKIRGRYTIFGKNPDKIWEFNNRNSYLTTNNVKKKIKGEPKKIIEKIIEEFKFKTPVGLPPICSLLSGYFSYDSIRYIEKIPNKCMDDLNLPDVRLLRPRTLIIHDNLKEKIFYIINVYNDEKISNYKRKYFEIENEINNLLIKSSHIKGNSNSNKKTNIKVKSNTSKNKFLRMVNRAKKYIKIGDIFQVVLSQRFEANLSKTPLEIYKKLRITNPSPFMYFFNFKDFQIIGASPEILVRLRDNKITVRPIAGTRPRGKNLKEDNFFAKDLLKDKKELSEHLMLLDLGRNDAGKVSKIGTVKVTESFIIEKYSHVMHIVSNVIGVYNKKFSKFKSLLAGFPAGTVSGAPKIRAMEIIDELEKTKRKVYAGGIGYFSANGEFDTCIALRTAVAKNKKFYVQAGAGIVADSNPIKEYEETVNKAKALMNALR from the coding sequence ATGCTTAATCGAAACTTTAAGGATTTTAAGTTTCAACACTCAAGAAACAAAAATCAAATAATATATACTTCTCAAAAAGTAAAAAATGATCAAGAAGTTTTAAATCTAATTGACAATTTTCTAGTAGAAAAAAATAGTTTTATTTTTGAGTCAGTGGAAAAAGGTAAGATAAGAGGAAGATATACTATCTTTGGCAAAAACCCAGATAAGATTTGGGAATTTAATAATAGAAACTCTTATCTAACTACCAATAATGTCAAAAAAAAAATTAAAGGTGAGCCAAAAAAAATTATAGAAAAAATAATAGAAGAATTTAAGTTTAAAACACCCGTAGGTCTCCCACCTATTTGTTCTTTATTATCAGGATATTTCTCTTACGACTCAATAAGATATATAGAAAAAATTCCAAACAAATGTATGGATGATTTAAATCTACCTGACGTTAGACTTTTAAGACCAAGGACATTAATTATCCACGATAACCTTAAAGAAAAGATTTTCTATATTATAAATGTTTACAATGACGAGAAAATTTCAAATTATAAAAGAAAATATTTTGAAATTGAGAATGAAATTAATAACCTATTAATAAAATCTTCTCATATAAAAGGTAATTCCAACAGTAATAAAAAGACTAATATCAAGGTAAAATCCAACACATCAAAAAATAAATTTTTAAGAATGGTTAATAGAGCAAAAAAATACATTAAAATTGGAGATATTTTTCAAGTAGTTTTAAGTCAAAGATTTGAAGCTAATTTATCCAAAACACCCTTAGAAATTTACAAAAAATTAAGAATTACTAACCCTTCTCCATTTATGTATTTTTTTAATTTTAAAGATTTTCAAATAATAGGAGCTAGTCCTGAAATTTTAGTTAGATTAAGAGATAACAAAATTACTGTTAGGCCAATTGCTGGAACTAGACCTAGAGGTAAAAATTTAAAAGAAGATAATTTTTTTGCTAAGGATTTACTTAAAGATAAAAAAGAACTTTCTGAACATTTAATGCTACTTGATTTAGGAAGAAATGATGCTGGTAAAGTTTCTAAAATAGGAACGGTCAAAGTGACAGAAAGTTTTATCATTGAGAAATACTCTCATGTAATGCATATAGTTTCTAATGTGATAGGAGTTTATAATAAAAAATTTTCAAAATTTAAATCGTTACTTGCTGGATTTCCTGCTGGAACTGTTTCTGGTGCACCTAAAATTAGAGCTATGGAAATAATCGATGAGCTAGAAAAAACTAAAAGAAAAGTTTATGCTGGAGGTATAGGTTATTTTTCTGCAAATGGTGAATTTGATACCTGTATCGCTTTAAGAACTGCTGTTGCAAAAAATAAAAAGTTCTATGTTCAAGCTGGTGCAGGAATAGTAGCTGATAGTAATCCAATCAAAGAATACGAAGAAACTGTAAATAAAGCAAAAGCATTAATGAATGCCTTAAGATAA